One Mycobacterium marseillense DNA window includes the following coding sequences:
- the pafA gene encoding Pup--protein ligase — protein MQRRIMGIETEFGVTCTFHGHRRLSPDEVARYLFRRVVSWGRSSNVFLRNGARLYLDVGSHPEYATAECDSLVQLVTHDRAGEWVLEDLLVDAEQRLADEGIGGDIYLFKNNTDSAGNSYGCHENYLIVRAGEFSRISDVLLPFLVTRQLICGAGKVLQTPKAATFCLSQRAEHIWEGVSSATTRSRPIINTRDEPHADAEKYRRLHVIVGDSNMCETTTMLKVGTAALVLEMIEAGVPFRDFSLDNPIRAIREVSHDVTGRRPVRLAGGRQASALDIQREYYSRAVEHLQTREPNAQIEQIVDLWGRQLDAVESQDFAKVDTEIDWVIKRKLFQRYQDRYNMELSDPKIAQLDLAYHDIKRGRGVFDLLQRKGLAARVTTDEDIAEAVDNPPQTTRARLRGEFISAAQAAGRDFTVDWVHLKLNDQAQRTVLCKDPFRAVDERVKRLIASM, from the coding sequence GTGCAGCGGCGAATCATGGGCATCGAGACCGAGTTCGGGGTCACCTGCACATTCCACGGCCATCGACGGCTCAGCCCGGATGAGGTGGCCCGCTACCTGTTCCGGCGCGTCGTGTCGTGGGGCCGCAGCTCCAACGTCTTCCTGCGTAACGGCGCCCGGCTCTACCTCGACGTGGGCAGCCACCCCGAGTACGCCACCGCCGAATGCGACAGCCTGGTGCAGCTGGTCACCCACGACCGCGCCGGGGAATGGGTGCTGGAAGACCTGCTCGTCGACGCCGAGCAGCGGCTCGCCGACGAGGGCATCGGCGGCGACATCTACCTGTTCAAGAACAACACCGATTCGGCGGGCAACTCCTACGGGTGTCACGAGAACTACCTGATCGTGCGGGCCGGCGAATTCTCCCGGATCTCCGACGTCCTGCTGCCGTTCCTGGTCACCCGCCAGCTGATCTGCGGGGCCGGCAAGGTGCTGCAGACGCCCAAGGCCGCCACGTTCTGCCTTTCCCAACGCGCCGAGCACATTTGGGAGGGCGTCTCCTCGGCCACCACCCGCAGCCGCCCGATCATCAACACCCGCGACGAGCCGCACGCCGACGCCGAGAAGTACCGGCGCCTGCACGTGATCGTCGGCGACTCCAACATGTGCGAGACCACCACCATGCTCAAGGTGGGTACCGCGGCGCTGGTGCTGGAGATGATCGAGGCCGGCGTCCCGTTCCGCGACTTCTCGCTGGACAACCCGATCCGCGCCATCCGCGAGGTCAGCCACGACGTCACCGGCCGGCGGCCGGTCCGGCTGGCCGGTGGCCGTCAGGCCAGCGCCCTGGACATCCAGCGCGAGTACTACAGCCGCGCCGTCGAACACCTGCAGACCCGCGAGCCCAACGCCCAGATCGAGCAGATCGTCGACCTGTGGGGCCGCCAGCTCGACGCCGTCGAGAGCCAGGACTTCGCAAAGGTCGACACCGAGATCGACTGGGTGATCAAGCGCAAGCTGTTCCAGCGCTACCAGGACCGCTACAACATGGAGCTGTCCGACCCGAAGATCGCCCAGCTGGACCTGGCCTACCACGACATCAAGCGCGGACGCGGCGTCTTTGATCTGCTGCAGCGCAAGGGGCTTGCGGCCCGCGTCACCACCGACGAGGACATCGCCGAGGCGGTCGACAATCCGCCGCAGACCACCCGGGCGCGGCTGCGTGGCGAGTTCATCAGCGCCGCCCAGGCCGCCGGCCGCGACTTCACCGTCGACTGGGTGCACCTCAAGCTCAACGACCAGGCGCAGCGGACGGTGCTGTGCAAAGACCCCTTCCGTGCCGTCGACGAGCGGGTCAAGCGGCTGATCGCCAGCATGTAG
- the prcA gene encoding proteasome subunit alpha yields MSFPYFISPEQAMRERSELARKGIARGKSVVALVYAGGVLFVAENPSRSLQKISELYDRVGFAAAGKFNEFDNLRRGGIQFADTRGYAYDRRDVTGRQLANVYAQTLGTIFTEQAKPYEVELCVAEVAHYGETKPPELYRITYDGSIADEPHFVVMGGTTEPITTALKESYAENANLREATRIAVKALRAGSESSNGDQSTLDVGSLEVAILDVNRPRRAFRRINRATLENLLRELDSNGSADGDGDEGDSNGESSD; encoded by the coding sequence GTGAGCTTCCCGTATTTCATCTCGCCTGAACAGGCGATGCGCGAGCGCAGCGAGCTCGCGCGCAAGGGCATCGCGCGCGGCAAGAGCGTAGTCGCCCTGGTCTACGCCGGCGGCGTGCTCTTCGTCGCGGAGAACCCGTCGCGGTCGCTGCAGAAGATCAGCGAACTCTACGATCGCGTGGGTTTTGCCGCCGCGGGCAAGTTCAACGAGTTCGACAATTTGCGCCGTGGCGGAATCCAATTCGCCGACACCCGCGGCTACGCCTACGACCGTCGCGACGTCACCGGCCGCCAACTGGCCAACGTCTACGCGCAGACCCTGGGCACCATCTTCACCGAACAGGCCAAGCCCTATGAGGTGGAATTGTGCGTCGCCGAGGTGGCGCACTACGGCGAGACGAAACCGCCTGAGTTGTACCGGATTACCTATGACGGGTCGATCGCCGACGAGCCGCATTTCGTGGTGATGGGTGGCACCACCGAGCCGATCACCACCGCGCTCAAGGAGTCCTACGCCGAGAACGCCAACCTGCGCGAGGCCACGCGCATCGCCGTGAAGGCGTTGCGGGCCGGTAGCGAATCCTCCAACGGCGACCAGTCCACCCTGGACGTGGGCAGCCTGGAGGTCGCCATCTTGGACGTCAACCGCCCGCGCCGGGCGTTTCGGCGGATCAACCGGGCCACCCTGGAAAATCTGCTGCGCGAGCTGGATTCGAACGGGTCCGCCGACGGCGACGGCGACGAGGGCGATTCGAACGGCGAATCGTCCGACTAG